In Lotus japonicus ecotype B-129 chromosome 5, LjGifu_v1.2, one genomic interval encodes:
- the LOC130718098 gene encoding uncharacterized protein LOC130718098: MPSVGMRRTTRVFGVVKGGDTARVLRSGRRFWPDSGEGKSRRGSEGGEEGQGGVKKPEKKAERAVAMVDGDGKDDSIRLSEMVRQRNRRTLSLNDGKNGRDRFFGIVYFRKRKRNGGAGSSVLTKSGNGDRKMFRLQFSRRQRRRRERRVLTVVAKPSSGDNGGLFLRFLFHVLSQFRRFRITLKELSTFLLSEPICSAYASRGIQFLQGSVTANVGVCQIFGVTQFMPLFSVDFSAVPLCFKYLHSAMLFKSMIRSFSLVYAPVPSDVEEEISLSDFQNEVSISCNSFKREALESGIIIPKVVDISDGLSLDFSVRKSSRLASRNRQYKKSSKKRRVKSLRKRKTQNPSSNGALVSGSKRGREINLSVVASNKKLRTLSNSSTNVSLSEADPAMEDSKEGLNSSSCSANILIAEADRCYRIEGVVVTSEEVPAAGGWLLVVKKDGLTKCTVKAEKVMKSWYSNRYTHVRMFPLDNGWKLEFVNHQDWIVFKNLYKECSGRNVPAPVVKFIPVPGVHDVSGYADSCGVPFNRPSTYISANGDELSRAMNRKTANYDMDSEDEEWLSKFNKEFQEHVSEENFELIIDALEKAYYYNPDNCYDEKHVANWCQDRVSKEVVEAVHSYWMRKRKQKCSSLLRVFQCHQSKRSQFIPKPFLRKKRSFKRQPSQLCRGNHPSVLQVAADQNAVELKNAMLKVEAAKASVKEWKEIAIQKRKMAQLLMEKADLAMSKAITLVRAAEAVSSQASGELVETLAGNFLD; this comes from the exons ATGCCATCGGTTGGGATGAGGCGAACGACGAGGGTGTTTGGGGTTGTGAAGGGCGGCGATACCGCTCGCGTGTTGCGGTCGGGGAGGCGGTTTTGGCCGGATTCCGGGGAGGGGAAATCAAGGAGAGGGAGTGAGGGAGGAGAAGAGGGCCAGGGCGGGGTGAAGAAGCCGGAGAAGAAGGCGGAGCGGGCCGTGGCAATGGTGGATGGTGATGGCAAGGATGATAGCATCCGTCTTTCTGAGATGGTTAGGCAGAGGAACCGAAGGACTCTCAGTTTGAATGATGGGAAGAATGGCCGTGATAGATTTTTTGGGATTGTGTACTTcagaaagaggaagagaaacGGTGGTGCTGGAAGCTCTGTGCTGACAAAAAGTGGGAATGGTGATAGGAAGATGTTCCGATTGCAGTTTTCTAGGCGGCAACGGAGGAGGAGGGAGCGGCGCGTGCTTACGGTTGTCGCGAAGCCCTCttccggcgacaatggtggctTGTTTTTGCGGTTCTTGTTTCATGTGTTGAGCCAATTCAGAAGGTTTCGCATCACCCTGAAGGAGCTATCTACCTTCCTTCTATCAGAGCCCATTTGCAGTGCTTATGCTTCACGAGGGATTCAGTTCTTGCAG GGTTCTGTTACTGCAAATGTTGGGGTTTGCCAGATTTTTGGAGTGACGCAGTTCATGCCATTGTTCTCTGTGGATTTCTCTGCTGTTCCTCTCTGTTTTAAGTATCTGCATTCTGCGATGCTTTTTAAATCTATGATTAGGTCTTTTTCTCTTGTTTATGCTCCCGTGCCTAGTGATGTTGAGGAGGAAATTAGTTTGTCAGACTTCCAGAATGAAGTGAGCATTTCATGCAATTCCTTCAAGAGAGAAGCTCTAGAGAGTGGAATAATCATTCCCAAAGTTGTTGATATCAGTGATGGTTTATCTTTGGATTTTTCTGTCAGGAAGAGTTCCAGATTAGCTAGTCGAAATCGACAATATAAAAAATCCTCGAAGAAGAGGAGAGTAAAGTCACTGAGGAAGAGGAAAACTCAAAATCCTTCAAGCAATGGAGCATTAGTATCTGGTTCAAAGCGTGGACGGGAAATAAATCTTTCTGTTGTTGCATCTAACAAGAAACTTCGAACGTTGTCCAACAGCAGCACCAATGTAAGCCTTTCAGAAGCAGACCCTGCCATGGAGGATTCAAAAGAAGGGCTGAATTCATCTTCCTGTTCTGCAAATATATTGATTGCAGAGGCGGACAGATGTTACCGGATAGAAGGGGTGGTcgtcacttcagaagaagtgccTGCCGCTGGAGGATGGCTTCTCGTGGTAAAGAAAGATGGATTGACAAAATGCACTGTCAAGGCTGAAAAGGTAATGAAATCCTGGTATTCCAATCGGTACACCCATGTGAGAATGTTTCCGTTGGACAATGGGTGGAAACTAGAGTTTGTTAATCATCAGGACTGGATTGTCTTTAAAAATCTTTACAAGGAGTGCTCCGGGCGTAATGTTCCCGCTCCTGTTGTGAAATTTATCCCAGTACCGGGTGTTCATGATGTCTCTGGCTACGCTGACAGTTGTGGTGTTCCCTTCAACAGACCAAGCACTTACATATCTGCAAATGGTGATGAGTTGTCCAGGGCAATGAATAGGAAGACTGCTAACTATGACATGGATTCTGAAGATGAGGAATGGCTGAGTAAATTCAATAAGGAGTTTCAGGAACATGTGTCAGAGGAGAATTTTGAACTAATTATTGATGCTTTGGAGAAGGCTTATTATTATAACCCGGACAATTGTTATGATGAAAAACATGTGGCTAATTGGTGTCAGGATCGTGTTAGCAAGGAAGTGGTAGAAGCTGTGCATAGTTACTGGATGAGAAAGCGGAAACAAAAATGTTCATCACTGCTCAGGGTTTTCCAG TGTCATCAATCAAAGAGATCTCAGTTTATTCCTAAACCCTTCCTACGAAAGAAGAGATCATTCAAGAGGCAGCCTAGTCAACTTTGTAGAGGCAATCATCCAAGTGTTTTGCAAG TTGCAGCTGACCAAAATGCTGTGGAGCTTAAGAATGCCATGCTCAAGGTTGAAGCAGCTAAAGCTTCTGTAAAGGAATGGAAGGAAATTGCAATACAAAAACGCAAAATGGCTCAGTTGCTGATGGAGAAAGCAGATTTGGCAATGTCCAAGGCCATAACGTTAGTTAGAGCAGCCGAAGCAGTATCTTCTCAGGCTAGCGGAGAACTGGTGGAAACCTTGGCCGGAAACTTTCTTGATTGA